Proteins co-encoded in one Dyella japonica A8 genomic window:
- a CDS encoding hydrolase: MSITATPTPAKTLLTPKDHALILIDFQSQMAFATHSIDAITLRNNAALIANAAASFKVPTILTTVAEKSFSGPMFNEITDPFPGQALLDRTSMNTWEDAAVIKRVNEIGKSRLVFAGLWTSVCIVGPTLSALDQGFEVYAIADACGDVSTEAHNRAMERMIQAGVRPMTSVQYLLELQRDWARTESYDSTTGIARRFGGSYGLGITYAKTMFGAHEG; encoded by the coding sequence ATGTCCATCACCGCTACGCCGACCCCCGCCAAAACGCTGCTCACCCCGAAGGATCACGCCCTGATCCTGATCGACTTCCAGTCGCAGATGGCGTTTGCCACGCATTCGATCGATGCCATCACCCTGCGCAACAACGCCGCGCTCATCGCGAATGCGGCGGCCAGCTTCAAGGTGCCCACCATCCTCACCACGGTGGCCGAGAAAAGCTTCTCCGGCCCGATGTTCAATGAGATTACCGACCCATTCCCGGGGCAGGCGCTGCTGGATCGCACGTCGATGAATACGTGGGAGGACGCCGCCGTGATCAAGCGCGTCAACGAGATCGGCAAGAGCCGTCTGGTGTTCGCCGGCCTGTGGACTTCGGTGTGCATCGTCGGGCCGACGCTGTCGGCGCTGGACCAGGGTTTCGAGGTCTATGCGATCGCCGATGCCTGCGGTGACGTGTCGACCGAGGCACACAACCGCGCCATGGAGCGCATGATCCAGGCGGGCGTGCGCCCGATGACCTCCGTGCAGTACCTGCTGGAGCTCCAGCGCGACTGGGCGCGCACCGAGAGCTATGACAGTACCACCGGCATCGCGAGGCGCTTCGGCGGTTCGTATGGCCTGGGCATCACCTATGCCAAGACCATGTTCGGTGCGCACGAAGGCTGA
- a CDS encoding alpha/beta fold hydrolase: MSSITTRDGTEIYYRDWGQGQPVVFSHGWPLSADAWDAQMFFLSSHGYRTIAHDRRGHGRSGQPWHGNDMDTYADDLATLIEKLDLKNIVLVGHSTGGGEVAHYIGRHGNARVAKAVLVGAVPPIMLKTANNPGGLPMEVFDDIRAKTLADRSQFFKDLSGPFFGANHPNSKATQGMRDSFWAQGMMGGLKGQYDCIKQFSEVDYTDDLKKIEVPTLVIHGDDDQIVPIDDSGRLTAKIVKHATLKVYPGAPHGLAATHAEQLNKDLLEFIRS, from the coding sequence ATGAGCTCGATCACCACCCGAGATGGCACCGAGATCTATTACAGGGATTGGGGCCAAGGGCAGCCCGTCGTGTTTTCGCACGGCTGGCCGCTGAGCGCCGATGCGTGGGACGCGCAGATGTTCTTCCTGAGTTCGCATGGCTACCGCACCATTGCCCATGACCGCCGCGGCCACGGCCGTTCGGGCCAGCCGTGGCACGGCAACGACATGGATACCTATGCCGACGACCTTGCCACCCTGATCGAAAAGCTGGACCTGAAGAACATCGTGCTGGTGGGCCACTCCACCGGCGGTGGCGAAGTGGCGCATTACATCGGTCGTCATGGCAATGCCCGTGTCGCCAAGGCAGTGCTGGTCGGCGCCGTGCCGCCGATCATGCTGAAGACGGCCAACAATCCCGGCGGCCTTCCCATGGAAGTGTTCGACGACATCCGTGCCAAGACGCTGGCCGACCGCTCGCAGTTCTTCAAGGACTTGTCCGGCCCGTTCTTCGGCGCGAACCATCCCAACTCCAAGGCCACGCAGGGCATGCGTGACTCGTTCTGGGCGCAGGGCATGATGGGCGGCCTCAAGGGGCAGTACGACTGCATCAAGCAGTTCTCCGAGGTCGACTACACCGACGACCTGAAGAAGATCGAGGTGCCCACGCTGGTGATCCACGGCGACGACGACCAGATCGTGCCGATCGACGACTCCGGTCGCCTGACGGCCAAGATCGTCAAGCACGCCACGCTGAAGGTTTATCCGGGCGCGCCGCACGGCCTGGCAGCAACCCATGCAGAGCAGCTCAACAAGGACTTGCTCGAGTTCATCCGTTCCTGA
- a CDS encoding XapX domain-containing protein: MKIYVISLAAGILVGVIYGLLQVRSPAPPLVALVGLLGILCGEQLPPLVRNVLHREATPTVWLREQVKPHMCGELPGAQVAASKSEAKEPQS, encoded by the coding sequence ATGAAAATCTATGTCATTTCGCTTGCCGCCGGCATACTGGTCGGCGTCATCTATGGCCTGTTGCAGGTTCGCTCGCCGGCGCCGCCCCTGGTGGCGCTGGTTGGCCTGCTGGGCATCCTCTGTGGTGAGCAGCTGCCTCCGCTGGTGAGGAACGTGCTGCATCGCGAGGCGACACCCACGGTTTGGCTGCGTGAGCAGGTCAAGCCGCACATGTGCGGTGAGCTGCCCGGTGCGCAGGTCGCCGCCAGCAAGAGCGAAGCCAAGGAGCCGCAGTCATGA
- a CDS encoding response regulator transcription factor, whose translation MTADAERIRVLIADDHPIMRDGIVAAIGSAPDMAVVGQAADGAEAIVRYRELRPDVALIDLQMPGVDGLQAISTLGGEFPQARIIVVTSYPGDARVKRALTFGASAYLLKTATRDEILAAIRSVMKGRRVVATEVAGEIASHAWSEMLSDRELSVLRLVATGHTNKRIADLLCVSEDTVKARLKNIMTKLGALDRTHAVTLARNRGFFDG comes from the coding sequence GTGACAGCCGATGCCGAGCGCATCCGGGTTCTCATTGCGGATGATCATCCGATCATGCGCGACGGCATTGTTGCTGCGATCGGCAGTGCGCCGGACATGGCCGTGGTCGGCCAGGCGGCGGATGGCGCCGAGGCCATCGTGCGCTACCGCGAGCTGCGCCCCGATGTGGCCCTGATCGATCTGCAGATGCCCGGTGTCGACGGCCTGCAGGCCATTTCGACACTGGGCGGCGAGTTTCCGCAGGCCCGCATCATCGTGGTCACCTCCTACCCGGGCGACGCACGGGTCAAGCGTGCGCTCACGTTCGGTGCGAGTGCCTACCTGCTGAAGACCGCCACGCGCGACGAGATCCTTGCCGCCATCCGCTCCGTCATGAAAGGCCGTCGCGTGGTGGCGACCGAGGTGGCGGGCGAGATCGCCTCGCATGCCTGGTCTGAAATGCTGAGCGACCGCGAGTTGAGCGTGCTGCGCCTGGTGGCCACCGGCCACACCAACAAGCGCATCGCCGATCTTCTTTGCGTATCCGAAGACACGGTCAAGGCGCGCCTGAAAAACATCATGACCAAGCTCGGCGCGCTCGATCGCACGCACGCCGTCACGCTGGCTCGCAATCGCGGCTTCTTCGACGGCTGA